ATGACAACCCCGTTTAACAGCTATATAATAAGCCAGTAATTGCAAAGGAACAACAGCAAGAATAGAAGATAAAGCTTCAGTTGTTACAGGAACAGGAATAACCTCATCGGCTTTTTCTGTTGCATCCTGATCTCCCTCTGAAACAACAGAAATTACTTTTCCTCCACGAGCTTTAACCTCTTCAATATTTCCCAAAACCTTCTCATATCGCCGGCCCTGAAGAGCCAAAACAATAACAGGCATATTTTTATCAATTAAAGCTATAGGGCCATGTTTCATTTCTGCTGCAGGATATCCTTCCGCATGAACATAGGATATCTCTTTTAATTTCAATGCCCCTTCCAAAGCAACAGGGAAACCTTTGCCACGACCTAAAAACAAAACGTTATTAGCCTTATAAAACCTGCCAGCAATTTTCTCTATATCTTTTTCTTTGAGGAGAACTCTCTCAAGTTTATCAGGAATCTCAATAAGATCAGAAATCATTTTTTTAACTTCACTTAAAGGAATAGTCTTCTTTTTTTTTGCAAGAAATAACGTAAATAAATAAATAATTGTTAATTGGGTGGTAAAAGCCTTTGTAGAAGCAACTCCTATTTCCGGACCCGCATACGTATAGATTACTCCATGAGATTCTCTTGCAATACTTGAACCAACAACATTGCAAATGCTTATAACTTTTGCCCCTTGAGCCTTTGCTTCCCAAATCGCTCCCAGCGTGTCTGCGGTCTCTCCAGATTGAGAAATTGCTATCACCAGGGTATTTTCATCAACAATAGGATGCCTGTATCTAAACTCTGCGGCATATTCAACCTCAGCAGGAATTTTTATAAACTGTTCAATTAAATATTCGCCGATTAATCCGGCATGCCATGAGGTTCCGCAAGCAGTAAATACAACTCTATTTATTTTTCGCGCCTCTTCTTCTGTGAAGTTTAGTTCATCAAAATGAATAAAAGAAGACTCAATTTTCACACGGCCACAAACGGTATCTCTAATGGCTTTCGGTTGCTCATGAATTTCTTTAAGCATAAAGTGAGCGTATCCACCCTTTTCCGCGGATTCCGGATCCCAAGAAACGAGGGTGATCTCTTTTTTTACTTCATCACCTTTTAAAGATTGAATTTTTATGTCATATCCGGTAAGAGTCGCAATTTCAAGATCATTTAAATATATAATTTGACCTGTATACTTAAGCATTGCAGGGATATCAGAAGAGACAAAAGCTTCTCCTTCTTTAACCCCTATAATCAAAGGACTTCCTTTTCTTGCAACAACTATTTTATTTGGCTCCTTTTGAGATATAACAGCAATAGCATAGGAGCCTGTTATTTCATTAAGAGTTTTTCTAATGGCATCTTCAAGCGATATCCCTTTTTTGCTTAAGTGTTTTTCAATTAAATGGGCTATAACTTCAGTATCGGTGGTTGAAGTAAAATGATGTCCTTCTTCGGAAAGGGTTCGTCTAATTTGAAGATAATTTTCAACTATTCCATTATGAACAACGGCAAGAGTCCCCTTACAATCAGAATGCGGATGGCTATTTTCATCAGAAGGCCTACCATGTGTCGCCCACCGTGTATGACCTATCCCTATTTTCCCTCCGATAGGTTTCTTTCTGAGCTCTTCTTCAAGTTGGTCGATTTTACCAAGACATTTTGTAGAAAAAAGACGACCATTATCAATAGTTGCAATGCCTGCTGAATCATAACCGCGATATTCAAGCTTTTTTAGTCCTGAAACTAAAAAGGGTATCGCTTCTCTAGTCCCTATGTATCCAAAAATTCCACACATGAAAACTCCTAGGTTACTGACCTTGACTCAAAACAGCTTCCATTTCACTTTTTGCAAGGTCTAGTTGTTTCTGAACTTCTTCTTTATTTATTTCTTTTTCGTTACCTGTAACATAATCCCAAAGAATACCAAAACGACGGGTAAGGATCGGTTCAAGCATCCCCCAGGCAGGTATACAAGGATACGCCCTACCATACAAAATAGACTCTTTAAAGATTTTGCGAGCCGGATCAACAGAAAAATACGGATGATCAAATACTTTTTTATAAGCCGGAAGAAACCCACAAGCTTTAGTATAGGCAAGTTGAGCATTGGTATCACTTGTTAGATATTTTACAACTTTCCATGCCGCCTCTTTATTTTTAGACGCTTTAAATATTGCAAGATTACTCCCTCCAACAAAAGTAAACCTGCCATTTCCTCCTTTAGGATATGGAAGTACTCCAAAATTTCTTGCAGTCACAGAGTCAGAAGCGCCTCCCTGGGACGGAGGAGTTGTTAATGTTTTTACTTCATATGGGCCGTCAAAATATACAGCAACAGAACCATTATTAAAATGTGAACTTACTTGTGCAGTATTAAATTCAAGAAATTCTTTAGGAACCAGTCCTGTTTTAAATAAATTCACATAAAAAGTTACCCCTTCCAATGCTTGAGAAGTATTAATAATCGAAGTTGTTAAATCTTTAGCCAAGAAATCACCACCTGCACCCCAAATCCAGGGAGAAAGATTATGCACAACATTCCAATCATTTTTTCCTGGCATTCCAAACGGAGCAATTTCAAGCCCTTCTATAGTAAGGTTTGCATCCTTTATCTTTTGTAATGATTCTTTAAAAGAATTCCATGTGTCAAAATCTTTAGGCGTAAGCCCAACTTTTTTTAAGACATCGGTACGATAATATAAAGCTCGCGCATCAACAATCCAAGGGATTGCAGTTGTTTTACCGCTTCCAAGAATTCCACTAGTTGCCCATGCTGCAGGGACAAAAGCATCTTTGCCCCCAAGCTCAGAAACTTTATCGCTAACTTCCCACAAAGCTCCCATTCCGGAAATAGAACCGACCCAAGTCGAACCCAATTGAACTATATCAGGAGTATCGCCAGAAGTTGCTGCAGTTGTTATCTTTGTCCAGGCAGCTCCCCAATCAAGAACTGTAACATTAACCTTTATTTTTGGATTGGCATCTTCAAAAGATTTTAAAACTTCTCTTATATCGTTTGCTGGCTCAAGAGAATTAGGCATCATCCACATTTTAACGGTAACAATATCATCCTTCTTGCTAGAATTATCACAAGAAACCAACGCAAAAGAAAAAAGGCAAAGAAAAAATAAAACTATAAATTTACGCATACTAATCTCCTTTTCATTATACAAAACACACCCCTAATAGTATTAACCCCAATATTTTATGATTATATCATTTACTAGAAAGGCATTCAATCAATAGCTTAGCATTTGCCCCTCACACATGGAATGCCCGGCAGCTCCGCCGCTTGACTTTAAAATCTAAAAAGCTATATAATTAACTAGTGTTTAAAAACTTAACAGATTTTGCATATAAAAGAACTGCAATTGAAGCCTTAGGATTTTATTTGGCTTATCTTGTTCTAATCATTGTTGCAAGCATAGTAGGAGGCTCTATAATGGGCTTATTAGGAATAATAGACACAAAAACAGCCTTTAACTTAGGCACTATATTGGCAATAGTTGCATCTCTTACAATCTCTTTTGCAATTATTAAAAGAAAAAACCACATGGACAACTTTAGCTACATCTTGCTCGCGCTGCTATCAGGAATATTAGCTTTGATCGGAGAGTCAATCTTAGGTTTAATCCCCGCAGCAATTCTAACAACAAGATCAGAAAAGACTTCACAATAAAAACAATCAAAATTTAAAATTTAAGCAATCTTCAATGTCTTTAAGTACTTGTTCTCTTAATAAATTACTGTTTGGAAATTTAATTTCATTTCTAAGACGCTTAAATAAATGAATTTCTAAGATTTTACCATACAAATCCCCATGAAATTTTGGGATAAAAACTTCAACAGAGGGAATATTTATTCCAAATGTCGGACAAATACCAATATTTACAAGGCAAGGTCTGTGCCATACGATACCGATATAAACCCCATGCACAGGAATCAATTTATCTGTATCAATCAATAAATTTGCAGTCGGGAATCCTAATTTTCTTCCTTTTCCGCTCCCTTTTACTACTCTTCCGCTTAAGTTATAAGGATGCCCTAACAAAGTAAGCGCTTTTCTAAAACGACCATTATCTAAAAGTTCACGGATAAAACTTGATTTTATAACAGCTTCGTCCGTTTTAAAAGGCTTGACCATTTTTACGATAAACCCATACTTTTCTCCAAATCTTCTCAGCTCTTTTACTCTTCCGCACCTGTTTTTTCCGAAAGAATAATCATATCCTACAAAAACAATAGCGCCTTTCAACTCACAAACAATATGTTTTTCTATAAATTCTTCACATTCAAGCTCTCGAAGTCTTTTATTAAATTTAAGAACCTTAACTTCGTCAACACCTAACTTTTTTATCATAGCTATTCGTTCTTCAAGTGTTGTCAAAAGTTTAATTTTATTTTTACCAAAAATAAATTGTTGTGGATGAGGATCAAAAGTTGTCGCAAAACATCTTAGTTGATTGCGCTTTGCATAAGAGACCGCATCTTTTATAATTCTTTGATGCCCAAGGTGTACCCCGTCAAAAGTCCCAAGAATTACTACATTCTTAGAGGACATTGTGGTATAAAATTACAACAGCCCCATAGCTGCTTTAACACCAGCTCCAAAATCAGTCTTTGCGCCAAGACGCTTAAATAAAACCTCAAGCGCCGCAAAAGCTGATATAATATCAAGCGAATCAACATACCCTAAATGCCCAAGTCTAAAGATTTTACCTTTAAGTTCCGATTGACCAGGCGCCACTTCAATATTAAAATCTTCTCGCATAAGTTTTCTTACCTCTTCACCGTCAATCCCATCCGGTGGATAAATTGCAGTCACGGCGGGAGAAGCGCAGGAATCATCAGCCAAAAGCTTTAATCCAAGCGCTTTGGATGCTGTACGCACAAGATCACGGTTTTCTCCATGCCTTGCAAATACATTTTCGCGTCCCTCTTCCCTTAGCATTGTAAGGCCTTCTCTCATGCCAAAAATCAATGATTCAGGCGGAGTTGTATAAGTATGTCCTTTAGGAGCTTGTTCTTTCATAAGTCCAAAATCAAAATAATGTTTTGAACACTTAGATGTTTCATAAGCTTTCCATGCCCGCTTAGAAATAGAAACAGCAGCAACCCCAGGTGGCACCATAAAAGCTTTTTGAGACCCGGAAACAACAACATCAAGTTCCCAATTATCGGTCTGTAAAGGGGCAGCCATCATGCCAGATACAGCATCTACAATTATCAAAGCATCACCTTGTACATTGCGTACTGTTTTTGCTAAAAGCTCTACATCATTTATAACTCCCGTAGATGTTTCATTTTGTTGCATAAAAACAGCTTTAACCTGCTCTTTTTTAAGCTCGTTTTTTAAAGTTTCGGCGTCTGCAGCCCTTCCTCTTTCAAACTTTACATCTTTTACATCAACACCATAAGCTCTACAAATTTTAACAAAGCGAGACCCAAAATTCCCAATATTTAAGACAATAACCTTATCTCCGGGAGACAAAGTATTTACAACTGCAACTTCCATTCCGCCGGTTCCCGAACAAGGATAAACAAAAATATCATTTTTTGTTTCATATGCCCAGCGAAGAAGTTCCATCACATCTTTCATAACAGCAGAAAAAAGGGGCCCACGATGGCCAATCATACCTCTATTCATGGCAGCAAGGACTCTTTCCGGAATAGGGGTTGGACCAGGAATCATAAGGCTATATTTTATCTGCTTTCTTTTTGACATAATATATACTCCTTTACTTATTTAAAGAATCAGAGGCGAGCATTTTAATTCTCGCCTCTGATTTATAACTTAAAGTCGATTATATCAAAAATTTATCGTTTTGTATATTGGAAAGCTTTCCTTGCTTTTTTGAGTCCATATTTTTTACGTTCTTTCATGCGCGGATCTCTTTTTAATAAATCAAGAGGTCGAAGAATTTTACGTAAATCAAAGCTAAACTCAACCAAAGCTCTCGCAATACCAAGTCTAACAGCATCTGCCTGCGCCGAAACCCCTCCTCCGCTTACTTTAGCAGAAATATCAAAACTCTCAACCAAATTTGTCTCTTTAAGTGGAGAAAGAATATTAGAAAGCAGCACAGCTCTATTACAAAAATATTTTTCATAAGGGAGTGAATTAACATAAATTTTCCCTGATCCTTTTAATATACTAACAGAAGCAATAGCTGTTTTTCTTCTACCTGTCCCTATAAATGTCTCCCCTCCAATTTTAGCTTCAACAGGTGATTGAAGCTCTTTAACATAAGAAGATTTCAACTCAGATCCCTTTTGTTCTTCAGGTTTCTCTTCCTTTTTAACATTGATTGCCTTTTTTTTCTCAATTACCGGGGTCTTCTTTTTTATTTGTTTTTTTTCAGACATATCTCCTCCCCAAATTAAATATCTAAAACTTTACCAGAAACTTCTTTGATTTCCGGATAAATTGTAAGCTTTTTTATCATCTTTCTGCCCAGGGGTCCTTTTGGCAACATCCCTTTTACTGCAAACCACAATAAACGCCTCGGATCACGCTGCCGAACAACACGCAAAGACAACAACTTATCCCCTCTAGGGTATCCAGAATGAGAAAAATACAACTTTTCATCCTCTTTTTTCCCTGAAACTTTTATGTATTTTGCATTCAAAATAATGACCTTATCACCAACATCAACGTGGGGGGTATATAAAGGTTTATGTTTTCCTCTTAAGATATGTGCTATTTTCGCAGCTACTCTTCCTAAGATTTTATTCTTTACATCCACAACATATATCTCTCTTTTTACATCTTTTCCTTTCATCGAAAAAGTTTTGCCTTTATTCATCTTTTTTTCCTCTCTAATCAATTATTTATTAAATCATACTATAACTAATCCAACAGTTGTTTATGAAGTTTAGGTAAATTCAATCAATACCAAAGGAGCTGCATCCCCGCGACGCACTCCAATTTTCGTCAATCGAGTATACCCTCCATTTTTATCTGAAAAACCAGAAGAAATCTCTTCCAATTTTTTAACTAATGTCCTATTCTTTAATGTTTGATAAATTTTTCTTCGTGCAGCAAGTGTTTTCTTCTTCCCCAGTGTAATCAGCTTCTCTGTCATTTTACCTATCTCTTTACCACGGGTAACCGTTGTCTTAATTTTTCCATATTGTATAAGAGAAGCAACTCCACCTCTTAACAAAGCTAAACGCTGATCTGTTGGCCTACTAAGTTTTTTTAACTTATATTTGTGCCTCATCGCTCGCTCCCTTAAAACTTAATTTATATTCAGCAAGTTTTTCTTTAACCTCTAGCAAAGATTTACCTCCAAAATTCTTAAACTTCATAAGCTCCTCTTCGCTAAAAGAAATAAGCTCTCCAACGGTATTAATGTTAGCCCTTTTTAAACAATTAAGCGATCTGGCAGACAATTCTAAGTCCTCAAGCGACATCTCCAAGATAGAAGTTTCTACTTCTTCTGTTTTTTCTGCGGCCCCAGCAGAAACCTCCATTGGTTCACCTAAATTAACGAAAAGATCTATGTGCTTACTTAATATCTTTGCACTCTCGCGAACTGCATCGTCCGGTTTAATCGTGCCATCTGTCCAAACGTGAAGAACAAGACGATCATGATCTATCTCTTGCCCAACTCGTACCTCTTCAATTACCATGTTAACTTTTAAGACTGGAGTAAAAATAGAATCTATCGGAATAGCTCCAACAGGAAGAGTAGCTTTTTTATTTCTTTCCTGGGGAACATACCCCTTACCTCGCTCGACAATCATCTCCATATCAAAATTCACATTACTGTCAAGAGTTGCTATAACTTTATCAGGATTTATTATTTCAATTTCCGCATCATGTTCTATCTCTCCTGCAGTTAAAACCCCCTTCTTTTTTGTTTTTAATGTTACTACTTTTGGTGTATCAGAATGGGACCTAAAACGAACCTCTTTTAAATTAAGTATTATTTGTAAAACATCCTCCACCACCCCTTCTACAGTAGCAAACTCATGAGAAATTCCATCTATTCGCATAGAAGTAATAGCCGCGCCAGTAAGAGAAGAGAGCAAAACTCTTCTCATGGCATTCCCTAAAGTTGCACCATACCCCCGATCCAGTGGTTCAACAACAAATCTACCATAAGTATCTGATTCCTCTTCATATCTAACCCAAGGTTTGTCACCCAACATTATCACAAACTTTCCTCCTTTAATTTGATTAAAAACCATCCCCAACCCCTCACATCCTTACCTTTTTTAATCTCTCTTTTTACTTAGAATAATGTTCAACTATCAACGAGACCTGAATAAGTTTTTCTAAATCTTCACCTTCAGGTATTTTAACAATCTTACCAACAAAATTTTCATCAAAACTCAGCCACGACGGTAAAGTATATTCTTTTAATGCTTCACGTCTGGCATCTAAAAACTTTGATTTAACAACAATCAAATCGTTAACCTTTGCCTGGTAAGAAGGAATATTAACTCTTCTATTATTTACATTCACATGACCATGCCTTACAATTTGCCTTGCTGCTTGCCTTGAAGGAGCAAATCCCAATCTAAAAACAACATTATCCAACCTTCCTTCTAAAAGTTGCAACAAAACTTCTCCCGTAACGCCCGCTTTTTTTGAAGCTAGTTCAAAGTATTTACGAAATTGCCTTTCAACTAATCCATAAATTCTTTTTGCTTTTTGTTTTTCTCTAAGCCTAATTGCATATTCTGTCAATCGCACAGTGGCTGCTCCATGCTGTCCTGGTGGATATTTTCTTCTCTCAACAGAACATTTGCCAGTATAACAACGCTCTCCTTTTAAAAAGAGCTTCTCTCTCTCTCTGCGACAATGCTTACATGTGGAAGGTGTTCTTCCCACTAGACTCTCCTCCTTTTTTTAGGCCTACAACCATTATGCGGAATAGGGGTAACATCTTTAATAGATAAAATAGATAAACCCG
This genomic window from candidate division WOR-1 bacterium RIFOXYB2_FULL_36_35 contains:
- a CDS encoding 50S ribosomal protein L17; the encoded protein is MRHKYKLKKLSRPTDQRLALLRGGVASLIQYGKIKTTVTRGKEIGKMTEKLITLGKKKTLAARRKIYQTLKNRTLVKKLEEISSGFSDKNGGYTRLTKIGVRRGDAAPLVLIEFT
- a CDS encoding 30S ribosomal protein S4; this translates as MGRTPSTCKHCRREREKLFLKGERCYTGKCSVERRKYPPGQHGAATVRLTEYAIRLREKQKAKRIYGLVERQFRKYFELASKKAGVTGEVLLQLLEGRLDNVVFRLGFAPSRQAARQIVRHGHVNVNNRRVNIPSYQAKVNDLIVVKSKFLDARREALKEYTLPSWLSFDENFVGKIVKIPEGEDLEKLIQVSLIVEHYSK
- a CDS encoding DNA-directed RNA polymerase subunit alpha; its protein translation is MMLGDKPWVRYEEESDTYGRFVVEPLDRGYGATLGNAMRRVLLSSLTGAAITSMRIDGISHEFATVEGVVEDVLQIILNLKEVRFRSHSDTPKVVTLKTKKKGVLTAGEIEHDAEIEIINPDKVIATLDSNVNFDMEMIVERGKGYVPQERNKKATLPVGAIPIDSIFTPVLKVNMVIEEVRVGQEIDHDRLVLHVWTDGTIKPDDAVRESAKILSKHIDLFVNLGEPMEVSAGAAEKTEEVETSILEMSLEDLELSARSLNCLKRANINTVGELISFSEEELMKFKNFGGKSLLEVKEKLAEYKLSFKGASDEAQI
- a CDS encoding 30S ribosomal protein S9, which encodes MGGETFIGTGRRKTAIASVSILKGSGKIYVNSLPYEKYFCNRAVLLSNILSPLKETNLVESFDISAKVSGGGVSAQADAVRLGIARALVEFSFDLRKILRPLDLLKRDPRMKERKKYGLKKARKAFQYTKR
- a CDS encoding glutamine--fructose-6-phosphate aminotransferase: MCGIFGYIGTREAIPFLVSGLKKLEYRGYDSAGIATIDNGRLFSTKCLGKIDQLEEELRKKPIGGKIGIGHTRWATHGRPSDENSHPHSDCKGTLAVVHNGIVENYLQIRRTLSEEGHHFTSTTDTEVIAHLIEKHLSKKGISLEDAIRKTLNEITGSYAIAVISQKEPNKIVVARKGSPLIIGVKEGEAFVSSDIPAMLKYTGQIIYLNDLEIATLTGYDIKIQSLKGDEVKKEITLVSWDPESAEKGGYAHFMLKEIHEQPKAIRDTVCGRVKIESSFIHFDELNFTEEEARKINRVVFTACGTSWHAGLIGEYLIEQFIKIPAEVEYAAEFRYRHPIVDENTLVIAISQSGETADTLGAIWEAKAQGAKVISICNVVGSSIARESHGVIYTYAGPEIGVASTKAFTTQLTIIYLFTLFLAKKKKTIPLSEVKKMISDLIEIPDKLERVLLKEKDIEKIAGRFYKANNVLFLGRGKGFPVALEGALKLKEISYVHAEGYPAAEMKHGPIALIDKNMPVIVLALQGRRYEKVLGNIEEVKARGGKVISVVSEGDQDATEKADEVIPVPVTTEALSSILAVVPLQLLAYYIAVKRGCHVDQPRNLAKSVTVE
- a CDS encoding riboflavin biosynthesis protein RibF produces the protein MSSKNVVILGTFDGVHLGHQRIIKDAVSYAKRNQLRCFATTFDPHPQQFIFGKNKIKLLTTLEERIAMIKKLGVDEVKVLKFNKRLRELECEEFIEKHIVCELKGAIVFVGYDYSFGKNRCGRVKELRRFGEKYGFIVKMVKPFKTDEAVIKSSFIRELLDNGRFRKALTLLGHPYNLSGRVVKGSGKGRKLGFPTANLLIDTDKLIPVHGVYIGIVWHRPCLVNIGICPTFGINIPSVEVFIPKFHGDLYGKILEIHLFKRLRNEIKFPNSNLLREQVLKDIEDCLNFKF
- a CDS encoding 50S ribosomal protein L13, whose amino-acid sequence is MNKGKTFSMKGKDVKREIYVVDVKNKILGRVAAKIAHILRGKHKPLYTPHVDVGDKVIILNAKYIKVSGKKEDEKLYFSHSGYPRGDKLLSLRVVRQRDPRRLLWFAVKGMLPKGPLGRKMIKKLTIYPEIKEVSGKVLDI